From a single Mobula birostris isolate sMobBir1 chromosome 13, sMobBir1.hap1, whole genome shotgun sequence genomic region:
- the LOC140208473 gene encoding uncharacterized protein yields MAHQRVHTGEWPFTCSDCGKGFTCSSKLKIHQRLHTGEMPFTCSDCGKGFTQSSELLVHKSVHTGERAFTCSDCGKGFTCSSKLKVHWRVHTGERPFTCSYCGKGFTCSSKLKVHQRLHTGEKLFTCSDCGKGFAQSSELLVHKSVHTGERAFTCSDCAKGFTCSSKLKVHQRIHTGERPFTCSDCGKGFTCSSQLLLHNSVHTGERPFTCSVCGKGFTQSSKLKEHQSVHTGERPFTCLDCGKGFTRSSYLQAHWSVHTGEWPFTCSDCGKGFTCSSKLKEHQRIHTGEKPFTCSDCGKRFIQLSHLQAHKSVHTGERPFTCSDCGKRFTCSSHLKAHQRVHTGERPFTCSNCGKGFTQSSHLKVHQRVHTGERPFSCSVCGKGFTWSSQLQRHQSVHTG; encoded by the coding sequence ATGgctcaccaacgagttcacaccggggagtggccgttcacctgctcggactgtgggaagggattcacttgctcatctaaactgaagatacatcagcgactTCATACCGGGGAgatgccattcacctgctcagactgtgggaagggattcactcagtcatctgaactactggtacacaagtcagttcacactggggagcgagcattcacctgctcagactgtgggaagggattcacttgttcatctaaactgaaggtacattggcgagttcacactggagagaggccgttcacctgctcatactgtgggaagggattcacttgctcatctaaactgaaggtacatcagcgacttcacaccggggagaagctattcacctgctcagactgcgggaagggatttgctcagtcatctgaactactggtacacaagtcagttcacactggggagagggcattcacctgctcagactgtgcgaaaggattcacttgctcatctaaactgaaggtacatcagcgaattcacactggggagaggccattcacctgctcagactgtgggaagggattcacttgctcatcccaactacTGCTACACaattcagttcacactggggagaggccgttcacctgctcagtgtgtgggaaaggattcactcagtcatctaaactgaaggaacatcagagtgttcacactggagagaggccgttcacctgcttagactgcgggaagggattcactcggtcatcctacctacaagcacactggtcagttcacactggagagtggccgttcacctgctcagactgtgggaagggattcacttgctcatctaaactgaaggaacatcagcgaattcacactggagagaagccgttcacctgctcagactgtgggaaaagattcatcCAGTTATCCCACCTGCAAGCACACaagtcagttcatactggggagcggccgttcacttgctcagactgtggaaagagattcacttgctcatcccacctgaaggcacatcagagagttcacactggagagaggccgttcacctgctcaaattgcgggaagggattcactcagtcatctcacctgaaggtacatcagcgagttcacactggggagaggccgttctcctgctcagtatgtgggaagggattcacttggtcaagtcaactacagagacaccagtcagttcacactgggtag